Proteins from a genomic interval of Microbacterium abyssi:
- a CDS encoding alanine racemase C-terminal domain-containing protein has product MALPRSTATRAVISRSALADAAAAAVAAGGSIADLRRDAYGHGLLPIAHAVLRAGAQVVRVDGAEQVRMLRAEGLAATDADEPDIDVDLLYGLPEGAGSGSRPVMRLTGTVMSLKPLHRGEAVSYGYTHRAAADTTLALVTGGYAQAIVRALGNRAHVEMHGRLHAIVGRIAMDVCVIDLGNADRLTGAPVAEGDEVTYFGGSGPAREALREWSAATGLTAAELVCAAGLRASRAEED; this is encoded by the coding sequence GTGGCCCTTCCTCGCAGCACGGCAACCCGCGCCGTGATCTCTCGTTCTGCGCTGGCCGACGCCGCTGCCGCAGCCGTGGCAGCAGGAGGGTCCATCGCAGATCTCCGCCGCGACGCCTACGGGCACGGACTGCTCCCTATCGCACATGCCGTTCTCCGCGCGGGGGCGCAGGTGGTGCGCGTCGACGGCGCCGAACAGGTGCGGATGCTGCGCGCCGAGGGCCTCGCGGCCACCGATGCGGACGAGCCGGACATCGACGTCGACCTGCTCTACGGTCTGCCGGAGGGAGCTGGGAGCGGCTCCCGGCCGGTGATGCGCCTGACGGGCACGGTCATGTCCCTCAAGCCTTTGCACCGTGGCGAGGCCGTCTCGTACGGATACACGCATCGCGCGGCGGCCGACACCACGCTCGCGCTCGTGACGGGCGGGTACGCCCAGGCGATCGTCCGCGCACTCGGGAACCGCGCGCACGTCGAGATGCACGGCCGGCTGCACGCGATCGTGGGCCGCATCGCGATGGATGTCTGCGTCATCGATCTCGGAAACGCGGACAGACTGACCGGTGCGCCGGTGGCGGAGGGCGACGAGGTGACCTACTTCGGCGGCTCCGGGCCCGCGCGGGAAGCGCTGCGCGAATGGTCTGCGGCGACGGGGCTCACCGCAGCAGAGCTGGTGTGCGCGGCTGGCCTGCGCGCGAGCAGGGCGGAGGAGGACTGA
- a CDS encoding DNA gyrase/topoisomerase IV subunit B yields MTAEYSAHHLQVLEGLEAVRKRPGMYIGSNGSPGLMHCLWEIIDNAVDEAVAGNGTRIETILHADGSVEVHDRGRGIPVDVEPRTGLSGVEVVFTKLHAGGKFGGGSYAASGGLHGVGASVVNALSERLDVEVDRGGKTYAMSFHRGEPGLFKDSGDKRPDAPFTPFEKSSELRVVGKAPRGVSGTRVRYWADRQIFTKDAAFQLGELETRSRQTAFLVPGLELVIRDERDHEPKETSFRYEGGISEFVDYLAMDAPITDTWRIQGTGTFKETVPVLQPDGHMASTEVERECRVDLAMRWGTGYDSVTRSFVNIIATPKGGTHQQGFEQELLKILRAQVEQNARRLKLGGDKLEKDDVLAGLTAVLTVEVPEPQFEGQTKEVLGTPAVRQIVAQVLRKELGARFASTKRDDKNQASQLLDKVVSEMKARVSARAHKETQRRKNALESSSLPAKLVDCRSNDVSRSELFIVEGDSALGTARRARDSEVQALLPIRGKILNVQRASIGDMLSNAECAAIIQVIGAGSGRTFDIDQARYGKIILMSDADVDGAHIRTLLLTLFFRYMRPLIEAGRVFAAVPPLHRVIVINPGSKPNETIYTYSEQELHALLAKLRKANKRWHEPIQRYKGLGEMDADQLANTTMDRSGRLLRRVRMEDAEAAGRVFELLMGNEVAPRREFIVESSDQLSRESIDA; encoded by the coding sequence GTGACCGCCGAGTATTCCGCCCATCATCTTCAGGTGCTTGAAGGGCTCGAAGCGGTCCGCAAGCGCCCCGGCATGTACATCGGCTCGAACGGTTCGCCGGGGCTCATGCACTGTCTGTGGGAGATCATCGACAACGCTGTGGACGAGGCGGTCGCCGGCAACGGCACCAGGATCGAGACGATCCTTCATGCCGACGGCAGCGTCGAGGTGCACGACCGCGGTCGCGGCATCCCGGTCGATGTCGAACCGCGCACCGGGCTGAGCGGCGTCGAGGTCGTCTTCACGAAGCTGCACGCCGGTGGCAAGTTCGGCGGCGGATCGTACGCGGCATCCGGCGGCCTGCACGGTGTCGGCGCCTCCGTCGTCAACGCGCTGTCCGAGCGACTCGATGTCGAGGTCGATCGCGGCGGCAAGACCTACGCGATGTCGTTCCACCGCGGTGAGCCGGGGCTGTTCAAGGATTCCGGCGACAAGCGCCCGGACGCCCCGTTCACCCCGTTCGAGAAGAGCAGCGAGCTGCGCGTGGTCGGCAAGGCGCCGCGCGGAGTCTCCGGCACCCGGGTGCGCTACTGGGCGGACCGTCAGATCTTCACGAAGGATGCCGCGTTCCAGCTCGGCGAGCTCGAGACGCGCTCGCGTCAGACCGCATTCCTGGTGCCGGGGCTCGAACTCGTCATCCGTGATGAGCGGGACCATGAGCCGAAGGAGACGTCATTCCGCTACGAGGGCGGGATCTCCGAGTTCGTCGACTACCTGGCGATGGATGCCCCGATCACCGACACCTGGCGAATCCAGGGCACCGGCACCTTCAAGGAGACGGTGCCCGTGCTGCAGCCGGACGGACACATGGCCTCGACTGAGGTCGAGCGCGAGTGCCGCGTCGATCTCGCCATGCGCTGGGGGACCGGCTACGACTCCGTCACGCGCTCGTTCGTCAACATCATCGCGACGCCCAAGGGCGGGACGCACCAGCAGGGATTCGAGCAGGAACTCCTCAAGATCCTGCGCGCCCAGGTCGAGCAGAACGCGCGGCGACTGAAGCTGGGAGGCGACAAGCTCGAGAAGGATGACGTGCTCGCAGGGCTCACCGCCGTGCTCACCGTCGAGGTGCCTGAGCCGCAGTTCGAGGGCCAGACCAAGGAGGTGCTCGGCACCCCCGCCGTGCGGCAGATCGTCGCACAGGTGCTGCGCAAGGAGCTCGGCGCCCGGTTCGCATCCACCAAGCGCGACGACAAGAATCAGGCCAGCCAGCTGCTGGACAAGGTCGTCTCAGAGATGAAGGCGCGCGTCTCGGCGCGTGCTCACAAGGAGACCCAGCGACGCAAGAATGCGCTCGAGTCGTCGTCATTGCCCGCGAAACTCGTGGACTGCCGCTCGAATGACGTCTCGCGCAGCGAACTGTTCATCGTCGAGGGCGACTCGGCGCTCGGTACCGCCCGCCGCGCCCGCGACAGCGAGGTGCAGGCGCTGCTGCCGATCCGGGGCAAGATCCTCAATGTGCAGCGCGCATCCATCGGCGACATGCTCTCCAACGCCGAGTGCGCCGCGATCATCCAGGTCATCGGCGCGGGCTCTGGCCGCACGTTCGACATCGACCAGGCGCGGTATGGCAAGATCATCCTGATGAGCGACGCCGACGTCGACGGCGCGCACATCCGCACACTGCTGCTCACGCTCTTCTTCCGCTACATGCGTCCGCTCATCGAGGCGGGCCGCGTGTTCGCCGCCGTTCCGCCCCTGCATCGGGTGATCGTCATCAACCCGGGCTCCAAGCCGAACGAGACGATCTACACGTACTCCGAGCAGGAGCTGCATGCGCTGCTCGCGAAGCTCCGCAAGGCGAACAAACGCTGGCACGAGCCGATCCAGCGGTACAAGGGTCTCGGCGAGATGGATGCCGACCAGCTGGCGAACACCACGATGGACCGATCGGGCCGCCTGCTCCGTCGGGTGCGGATGGAGGATGCCGAGGCTGCCGGCCGCGTCTTCGAACTGCTGATGGGCAACGAGGTCGCGCCCCGGCGCGAGTTCATCGTCGAGTCGTCCGACCAGTTGTCGCGCGAGTCCATCGACGCCTGA
- a CDS encoding DUF7455 domain-containing protein, producing MNATTERETSTVEYRLTAMDRCDSCGAQAYIAAEVNGSELLFCAHHGRKYEEKLRSIATSWHDETARLVDTV from the coding sequence ATGAACGCTACAACCGAACGTGAGACCTCCACCGTCGAGTACCGCCTGACGGCCATGGATCGCTGCGACTCCTGCGGAGCGCAGGCCTACATCGCCGCCGAGGTGAACGGCTCCGAACTTCTGTTCTGCGCGCACCACGGCCGCAAGTACGAGGAGAAGCTGCGCAGCATCGCCACGTCATGGCACGACGAGACCGCGCGCCTCGTCGACACCGTCTGA
- the murJ gene encoding murein biosynthesis integral membrane protein MurJ — protein sequence MGIGRASAVIAAGTLVSRLTGLLRAVVLVAAIGSVGMASDAFAVANQLPNSIYQVISAGVLTGVVVPQVVRATAHKDSGHAFLAKLLTLGTLIVGTITLMATLSAPLLINLFAPAFGPDQSALATQFAYWCIPQLFFYGMFALLGEILNARRVFGPYAWAPIVNNVVSIAGFALFMVLFGQSRAGLEGWNGEMITLLAGTATLGVVAQTVVLILFWRRVGIPLRLDFRWRGMGLGRMGKLAFWTFLTTLAGQVVGLVQSRVVTPASGENASVAASGYAWLVFMVAYSTIVLAIGTPYFTRISEQVAAEEHEDVRETVRQSIRILGLLVIVAMAAIAVASIPAARIFSSSGAEAVLIAPLLLAYLVSLLPLAVLFIVQRTFYAYGDARTPFVYTLIQAALLIVLTLIVAASTPLEQRAAMVALAQSVASTVQTVIAAIMLRRKFGSFGLGRTMLTLGRFVLMAVPAAAAGWGVFLLVGGVDSWMLSGMLQGALGAALIAVVTAVVFAALLALFRVPELSAAMRMLRRR from the coding sequence ATGGGAATCGGACGTGCCAGTGCCGTCATCGCTGCCGGAACCCTGGTATCCCGGCTGACCGGACTGCTGCGCGCGGTCGTGCTGGTCGCCGCGATCGGCTCCGTCGGAATGGCGTCGGATGCCTTCGCGGTGGCCAACCAGTTGCCGAACAGCATCTACCAGGTGATCTCGGCCGGCGTGCTCACCGGAGTGGTCGTCCCGCAGGTGGTCAGAGCGACCGCGCATAAGGACAGCGGTCATGCCTTCCTCGCGAAGCTGCTGACCCTGGGGACGCTGATCGTCGGCACGATCACGCTGATGGCGACACTCAGCGCACCGCTGCTGATCAACCTCTTCGCCCCGGCCTTCGGCCCCGATCAGTCCGCTCTGGCGACGCAGTTCGCGTACTGGTGCATCCCACAGCTGTTCTTCTACGGCATGTTCGCTCTGCTGGGGGAGATCCTCAACGCGCGCCGCGTCTTCGGTCCGTATGCCTGGGCTCCCATCGTCAACAACGTGGTCTCGATCGCCGGATTCGCGCTGTTCATGGTGCTGTTCGGTCAGAGCCGCGCCGGCCTCGAAGGCTGGAACGGTGAGATGATCACCCTGCTCGCCGGCACGGCCACCCTCGGCGTCGTCGCGCAGACCGTCGTTCTCATACTGTTCTGGCGTCGGGTCGGCATCCCCCTGCGACTGGACTTCCGCTGGCGCGGCATGGGCCTCGGCCGCATGGGCAAGCTGGCGTTCTGGACGTTCCTCACGACGCTCGCGGGTCAGGTTGTCGGGCTCGTCCAGTCGCGGGTGGTCACACCCGCATCTGGCGAGAACGCATCGGTGGCGGCATCCGGGTACGCCTGGCTGGTGTTCATGGTCGCCTACTCGACGATCGTCCTCGCCATCGGCACTCCGTATTTCACGAGGATCAGCGAGCAGGTCGCCGCCGAGGAACACGAAGATGTGCGCGAGACCGTCCGGCAGTCCATCCGCATCCTGGGACTGCTCGTCATCGTCGCGATGGCCGCGATCGCGGTGGCCTCCATCCCCGCGGCGCGCATCTTCAGCAGCAGCGGCGCGGAAGCCGTCCTCATCGCACCGCTGCTGCTGGCATATCTCGTCAGCCTGCTGCCGCTGGCGGTGCTGTTCATCGTGCAGCGTACGTTCTACGCGTATGGCGACGCCCGCACTCCGTTCGTCTACACGCTGATCCAGGCAGCCCTGCTCATCGTGCTGACTCTGATCGTCGCGGCCAGCACGCCGCTGGAGCAGCGCGCCGCGATGGTCGCCCTCGCGCAGTCCGTGGCGAGCACCGTGCAGACGGTGATCGCCGCGATCATGCTCCGCCGCAAGTTCGGATCGTTCGGCCTCGGTCGCACGATGCTGACCCTGGGACGCTTCGTGTTGATGGCCGTGCCGGCCGCGGCTGCTGGCTGGGGGGTCTTCCTGCTGGTCGGCGGAGTCGACAGCTGGATGCTGAGCGGCATGCTCCAGGGTGCTCTGGGTGCGGCGCTGATCGCGGTGGTCACTGCTGTCGTGTTCGCCGCGCTGCTCGCGCTGTTCCGGGTGCCGGAGCTCAGCGCGGCGATGCGCATGCTGCGCCGCCGCTGA
- a CDS encoding DNA gyrase/topoisomerase IV subunit A has translation MPRTESAEPAEERIQDIDLSNEMQGSFLEYAYSVIYSRALPDARDGLKPVQRRILYQMAEMGLRPERGHVKSARVVGEVMGKLHPHGDSAIYDALVRLSQDFALRVPLVDGHGNFGSLDDGPAASRYTEARLAPAALSLTESLDEDVVDFIPNYDGQFQQPSVLPAAFPNLLVNGASGIAVGMATNMAPHNLIEVVAAATHLLENPDATVEELMEYVPGPDFPSGGILMGLDGVKDAYANGRGALRVRGKVSVGPLGPRRTGIIVTELPYMIGPERLIEKIRDAVQAKKLQGISDVNDLTDRQHGLRVAIGIKTGFDPNAVLEQLYRLTPLEDSFSINNVALVDGQPRTLGLKEMLSVYVGHRLEVVTRRSRFRLARREERLHLVEGLLVAILDIDEVIQVIRSSDDSEQARGRLRQVFDLSELQAEYILELRLRRLTKFSRIELEAERDKLQAEIAELRELLGSESLLRAQVATELDAAAEAHGTPRRTLLLNAAPPKPRSTKGPVDLQIADSPTTVVLSTTGRAVRVDLADGQLLQAAARRSKHDAVLASLLTTTRSEIGAVTTAGRVLRFSPVDLPSVPSSSVHLSAGVLLRDYVGLPDKSERVIALLRFDDDTPFAMGTRSGVVKRIVPSALPVRPETEVIGLKTGDAVVGGASAPDAAELVFVTSDAQLLHYSASTVRPQGGPAGGMAGVKVGSGAEVISFSVITAPDAAVVVTVSGADGTIAGTDAGRAKVSLFAEFPAKGRATGGVRAHSFLKGEDRLRLAWVGPEGALAVGTDGAARTLPEAGAKRDASGQPLDAVIGSVGTVLGS, from the coding sequence ATGCCCCGCACCGAATCAGCCGAGCCCGCCGAGGAGCGCATCCAGGACATCGATCTGTCCAACGAGATGCAGGGTTCGTTCCTCGAGTACGCCTACTCGGTGATCTACTCCCGCGCGCTGCCCGACGCCCGCGATGGACTCAAGCCTGTGCAGCGCCGCATCCTCTATCAGATGGCCGAGATGGGGCTGCGCCCCGAGCGCGGTCACGTCAAGAGCGCCCGCGTCGTCGGCGAGGTGATGGGAAAGCTGCACCCCCACGGCGATTCGGCGATCTACGACGCCCTGGTCCGCCTCTCCCAGGACTTCGCTCTGCGTGTCCCGCTCGTCGACGGTCACGGGAACTTCGGATCGCTGGATGACGGCCCCGCGGCATCCCGGTACACCGAGGCGCGTCTCGCGCCGGCCGCTCTGTCGCTCACGGAGAGTCTCGACGAGGACGTTGTCGACTTCATTCCGAACTACGACGGGCAGTTCCAGCAGCCCTCCGTACTGCCGGCCGCATTCCCGAATCTGCTCGTCAACGGCGCCAGCGGCATCGCCGTCGGCATGGCGACGAACATGGCGCCGCACAACCTCATCGAGGTGGTCGCCGCAGCCACGCATCTGCTCGAGAACCCGGATGCCACAGTCGAAGAGCTCATGGAGTACGTGCCAGGGCCCGACTTCCCGTCCGGCGGCATCCTGATGGGTCTCGACGGCGTCAAGGACGCCTACGCGAACGGCCGCGGCGCCCTGCGCGTGCGCGGCAAGGTCTCGGTCGGGCCGCTCGGCCCGCGCCGCACCGGCATCATCGTGACGGAGCTGCCGTACATGATCGGTCCGGAGCGGCTGATCGAGAAGATCCGCGACGCCGTGCAGGCCAAGAAGCTCCAGGGCATCAGCGACGTCAACGATCTCACCGACCGGCAGCATGGCCTGCGCGTGGCGATCGGCATCAAGACCGGGTTCGATCCCAATGCGGTGCTCGAGCAGCTGTATCGGCTGACCCCGCTGGAGGACTCCTTCAGCATCAACAACGTCGCCCTCGTCGACGGCCAGCCGCGCACGCTCGGCCTCAAGGAGATGCTGAGCGTCTATGTAGGGCACCGGCTCGAGGTCGTCACCCGCCGCAGCCGCTTCCGCCTGGCCCGGCGCGAGGAGCGACTGCACCTGGTCGAGGGACTCCTCGTCGCGATCCTCGACATCGACGAGGTCATCCAGGTCATCCGCTCGTCCGACGACTCGGAGCAGGCGCGGGGCCGCCTGCGCCAGGTGTTCGACCTGTCGGAGCTGCAGGCGGAGTACATCCTCGAGCTGCGGCTGCGCCGGCTCACGAAGTTCTCGCGCATCGAGCTCGAGGCCGAGCGCGACAAGCTGCAGGCCGAGATCGCCGAGCTGCGCGAGCTGCTCGGCAGCGAGTCGCTGTTGCGCGCGCAGGTGGCCACGGAGCTGGATGCGGCGGCAGAGGCCCACGGCACCCCGCGGCGCACCCTGCTCCTGAACGCCGCGCCGCCGAAGCCGCGCAGCACCAAGGGTCCCGTTGACCTCCAGATCGCCGACAGCCCGACGACAGTGGTCCTCTCCACCACAGGACGGGCTGTGCGCGTCGATCTCGCGGACGGACAGCTGCTTCAGGCGGCCGCGAGACGCAGCAAGCACGATGCGGTCCTGGCGTCGCTGTTGACGACGACGCGGAGTGAGATCGGCGCCGTGACGACGGCGGGACGCGTGCTGCGCTTCTCCCCCGTCGATCTGCCGTCGGTGCCCTCATCGTCCGTGCACCTGTCGGCCGGTGTGCTGCTGCGCGACTACGTCGGGCTGCCCGACAAGAGCGAGCGCGTCATCGCGTTGCTGCGCTTCGACGACGACACGCCGTTCGCGATGGGCACCCGTTCCGGGGTGGTCAAGCGCATCGTGCCGTCTGCGCTGCCCGTGCGCCCGGAGACCGAGGTCATTGGTCTGAAGACCGGCGACGCGGTGGTGGGCGGCGCATCCGCGCCGGATGCCGCCGAGCTCGTCTTCGTCACCTCCGATGCGCAGCTGCTGCACTATTCGGCATCCACCGTGCGTCCGCAGGGCGGACCCGCCGGCGGCATGGCCGGCGTCAAGGTGGGATCAGGCGCCGAGGTCATCTCTTTCTCCGTCATCACCGCTCCGGACGCCGCCGTCGTCGTGACGGTCTCCGGTGCCGACGGCACGATCGCCGGGACGGATGCCGGACGGGCCAAGGTCTCGCTGTTCGCCGAGTTCCCCGCGAAGGGACGTGCGACCGGCGGTGTCCGTGCGCACTCGTTCCTGAAGGGCGAGGACCGTCTGCGCCTGGCGTGGGTGGGGCCGGAAGGAGCTCTCGCGGTCGGCACCGATGGTGCGGCGCGGACGCTCCCGGAGGCGGGGGCGAAGCGCGATGCGTCCGGTCAGCCGCTGGATGCCGTCATCGGATCGGTCGGCACGGTCCTCGGCAGCTGA
- a CDS encoding alanine racemase, which produces MTARLEISTDVFLRNLDAVSARISPGEFMLVTKDDAYAHGLDWAVSAARSAGVHWFGSYDVASALRIRTLAPDVRIFAWATSTADEVAQAILADVDLGVGTPEYLRRVVAEAERLQRRARVHLKVDTGLHRNGIRPEQWPDAVAEARRAEEAGLLRVTGVWSHLAEASDAEDDAAQRVFLSAVDALRAAGGAPRRLHLTASAASWWRPELRGTLSRIGAFCYGIRSADGPELDGIRPAAALRADVIDVRDGRARIDVGALDGLPSNLVGASIDDGRARIVRVERTWTEISGIDDARTGRSITVFGPDGVSATDLAEHIDTVGEEILTRVSPLLERRYS; this is translated from the coding sequence ATGACGGCACGCCTTGAGATCTCGACCGACGTCTTCCTGCGCAACCTCGACGCCGTGAGTGCGCGGATCTCTCCCGGTGAGTTCATGCTGGTGACGAAGGATGACGCCTACGCGCACGGCCTGGACTGGGCGGTGTCCGCCGCACGATCGGCCGGTGTGCACTGGTTCGGCTCCTACGACGTCGCATCCGCTCTGCGCATCCGGACACTCGCGCCCGACGTGCGGATCTTCGCCTGGGCGACGTCGACTGCGGACGAGGTCGCCCAGGCGATCCTCGCCGATGTCGATCTCGGTGTCGGCACGCCCGAGTACCTGCGTCGCGTCGTCGCCGAGGCCGAGCGCCTGCAGCGCCGTGCCCGCGTGCACCTCAAGGTCGACACCGGGCTTCACCGCAACGGCATCAGGCCGGAACAGTGGCCGGATGCCGTCGCCGAAGCGCGTCGAGCGGAGGAGGCCGGACTGCTGCGCGTGACCGGCGTGTGGAGTCATCTCGCCGAGGCGAGCGACGCCGAGGACGACGCAGCCCAGCGCGTGTTCCTCTCAGCCGTCGACGCGCTGCGTGCGGCGGGGGGCGCACCGCGCCGACTGCATCTCACAGCGTCTGCGGCCTCCTGGTGGCGCCCGGAACTCCGTGGAACGCTGAGCCGCATCGGCGCATTCTGCTACGGCATCCGCTCAGCAGACGGGCCGGAGCTCGACGGCATCCGCCCTGCGGCGGCGCTGCGGGCAGACGTGATCGACGTGCGCGACGGGCGCGCGCGGATCGATGTCGGCGCTCTGGACGGCCTGCCGTCGAACCTGGTCGGCGCATCGATCGACGACGGTCGTGCGCGCATCGTCCGGGTCGAGCGCACCTGGACGGAGATCTCCGGAATCGACGACGCGCGAACGGGGCGGAGCATCACCGTCTTCGGCCCCGACGGGGTCAGCGCGACCGACCTCGCAGAGCACATCGACACGGTCGGCGAGGAGATCCTCACCCGGGTCTCTCCACTGCTCGAGCGCAGATACAGCTGA
- a CDS encoding coenzyme F420-0:L-glutamate ligase yields MQANEGGANEGKALETSVDGKSYARIPLRTRVVMPDDDLDAVVTEYAADAVQPGDLLFVTEKIVAITQGRSYRLDEIKPRKLALFLSKYVTRTPYGIGLGMPETMEMALRECGTARILFAAAVAAVTKAFGRKGDFYRIAGDKARAIDGPTKHTIPPYNQAVVLGPENPRAVAAHLKTLIGGTADVAVVDINDLGGNILGSTLDRAGDDRLVRILKDNPLGQGHQSTPMGIIRAV; encoded by the coding sequence ATGCAGGCGAACGAGGGCGGCGCGAACGAGGGCAAGGCACTCGAGACGAGCGTCGACGGCAAGAGCTACGCCCGCATCCCGTTGCGCACCCGCGTCGTCATGCCGGACGACGACCTGGATGCCGTGGTCACCGAGTACGCGGCGGATGCCGTGCAGCCGGGAGACCTGCTGTTCGTGACGGAGAAGATCGTGGCGATCACGCAGGGCCGGTCGTACCGGCTCGACGAGATCAAGCCCCGCAAGCTCGCGCTGTTCCTGTCGAAGTACGTCACGCGCACCCCCTACGGCATCGGCCTCGGAATGCCCGAGACGATGGAGATGGCGCTGCGCGAGTGCGGAACGGCCCGCATCCTGTTCGCGGCAGCCGTGGCCGCCGTCACCAAGGCGTTCGGACGCAAGGGCGATTTCTATCGCATCGCCGGTGACAAGGCGCGCGCGATCGACGGGCCGACCAAGCACACGATCCCGCCGTACAACCAGGCAGTCGTGCTCGGGCCGGAGAACCCCCGGGCCGTCGCGGCCCACCTGAAGACGCTGATCGGCGGCACAGCCGACGTCGCGGTCGTCGACATCAACGACCTCGGCGGCAATATCCTCGGATCCACGCTCGATCGCGCCGGTGACGATCGTCTGGTGCGCATCCTCAAGGACAATCCGCTCGGACAGGGTCACCAGTCGACGCCGATGGGCATCATCCGCGCCGTCTGA
- a CDS encoding sugar-transfer associated ATP-grasp domain-containing protein, with translation MPANGLGVMPRLRYLANRARRIDVGSVFTRAREVRDQHGKAVPVVLVDMLWSAAFKNVGFQDYVDFDFAVLNAAERATYMTHPVSNQLSQRYDAEPYRHIFHDKLEFNRVFDEFLRRAWIELTDDNADKLEEFIRRHGTIIAKTRMGQAGSGVKRYHAAEVTDWAEFHRELFARGEVVIEQVITQHADLAAVCPGTVNTTRVTAFFDGEKTSILAVAQKFGRGEVSDQMSFGGFYTMLDESGHALSAGYDSHGHVHADHPDSGFHIADFQLPLYDEMVAFIDRVARVVPQIQYVGWDVVIGPDGPVLVEGNWGAGVYENKPSVSGIRTGNKPRYRAAIGF, from the coding sequence ATGCCTGCCAACGGCCTGGGCGTCATGCCCCGCCTGCGATACCTCGCCAACCGCGCGCGCCGGATCGATGTCGGATCGGTGTTCACACGCGCACGCGAAGTTCGCGACCAGCATGGCAAGGCCGTGCCGGTGGTGCTGGTCGACATGCTGTGGAGCGCGGCGTTCAAGAACGTGGGCTTCCAGGACTACGTCGACTTCGACTTCGCTGTGCTGAACGCCGCGGAGCGCGCCACCTACATGACGCACCCGGTGTCCAACCAGCTCTCGCAGCGGTACGACGCCGAGCCGTACCGGCACATCTTCCACGACAAACTCGAGTTCAACCGCGTCTTCGACGAATTCCTGCGTCGGGCGTGGATCGAGCTGACCGACGACAACGCCGACAAGCTCGAAGAGTTCATCCGCAGACACGGAACCATCATCGCCAAGACGCGGATGGGGCAGGCCGGCAGCGGCGTCAAGCGCTATCACGCTGCGGAGGTGACCGACTGGGCGGAGTTCCACCGGGAACTGTTCGCTCGCGGCGAGGTGGTCATCGAGCAGGTGATCACCCAGCACGCCGACCTCGCAGCCGTGTGCCCGGGCACCGTGAACACCACCCGTGTCACCGCCTTCTTCGATGGGGAGAAGACCAGCATCCTCGCCGTCGCGCAGAAGTTCGGGCGTGGTGAGGTGAGCGACCAGATGTCCTTCGGCGGCTTCTACACGATGCTCGATGAATCCGGGCACGCGCTCTCGGCCGGCTACGACTCGCACGGCCACGTGCATGCCGACCACCCCGACTCCGGGTTCCATATAGCGGATTTCCAGCTGCCGCTGTACGACGAAATGGTCGCGTTCATCGACAGGGTCGCCAGGGTCGTGCCCCAGATCCAGTACGTGGGCTGGGACGTCGTCATCGGTCCGGACGGTCCCGTCCTCGTCGAGGGCAACTGGGGTGCCGGCGTCTACGAGAACAAGCCCTCCGTCTCCGGCATCCGCACCGGGAACAAGCCCCGATACCGCGCCGCGATCGGGTTCTGA